DNA sequence from the Salvia splendens isolate huo1 chromosome 19, SspV2, whole genome shotgun sequence genome:
tccgccccattgcggatggcctaaatcCTCTAAAAACATATTCTTGCTCCCAAACATTTCaactagtgttgcccacggttcggaaccggacggttccggttcggaaccgccggttccggtttggtcgaaggcggaaccggaaccggaccgtgaggctatttcacggttccggttccggttcgaaaaccggcggttccggttccggttcggaaccgccggtttttccggcggtttaggcggttccggttcagaaccggcggtttcgcggttcgaatttttttttttttgaaatttggatttatacaacaatttggaacaagagtacaagacaatgtataattcaaatagaaatacgacgaataaggagaaaatgatatcaattttattgagtttgagttgtaacggacaacgatacattacaatttacaatgcatatacatctacaactacaactacaagtatacaatatacaacaatgtaatataatttacaagtgtcgtcggactcgggaacgtaaataaaaaaaacatgaaatggggggggggggaattgaaaagggcttgagctcaacttaaactttcaaagttaaacttttcaaatttaagttgagttgcatacgtatccacaattttattgaggaatcaaagcccatgTAGTTCTCGGGATGAtgacatattgctatgtagaaatgtagaaatatggaataatatatatttttttgttttagcaattgagaaagaaagacaacttatagaactacgggaacaagtataagtgtataacaatgcataataagagtagcacttgcgtaattaaatggaaacacgatagcacaaatgagaaattggagacaaagagagagaattgagagattgaagagagaaactcttatggaagaattcgaatttgaaaaaaaaattgaattttcggaaaactggcggttttggcggaaaaccgccggaaccgccggtttccgggcaaaaccgccggttaaccgccaaAAAACCGCCGAAACCGGCCGGTTTTGCAGCTGAAAAGCTACCGCCGTCGGCCCCATCCCCGATGCCTTGATATacgcgcccgaaccggcggttctgccggttaaccgccggttccgaaccgtcccgaaccgctggttcggtgacggttccggttcggaatatcttgaacctgaaccggaccgcgacccgaattacgacggttccggttcgggaaaattgccacggttccggttcggaaccggaaccggtgggcatctctaattTCAACTACGGACTATCACACTTATGATTCATCTTTCCTATGGGATTTAGTATCaacaaaaatattgaaaatggtATCGAACTTTTCTCAATAAATTGATAAATCGGTGAAAAACGACAGCAATCGAGCCCATCATTAAAATAGTTAATGGcccaataaaattaaatgcCCAAATTtcatagttcatacttttctcCAAAACCTCTGAAAACCCTCTTCTTCTCAGCTCCCACACTGTTCCTCCCTGTAAACAACACAGCGATGCTTGCTCGATTAATCCACAAATCTTCACAATTTCATCGATGTCTATCTCTAATTTCCTCGAGCTCGAATTTCATAGCTCCAAGTGCCCTAATCCCAAAACCTAACCGTTTTCTATCGCTGAAAGCTCCTCATTTTTCGTTCTTTTCTACACGAGGGAACAGTGGGGGCGATGATTCCACTACATCGACTACCGATTTGTGGAAAATGTCGTCGGAAGCTGACGAAGATATCGACTCCGTGTTCTCGATGGATCCCGGCAATCTACCGGGACTCGACGATCGGAACGGCGGCGTTATGAGGAGTGGTAATGGGGAGAGGGGTGGTGTGCATGGTGGCGGCGATTGGGAAGGCTCGGATGCTGGCGGGAGTGATATTTTTTCGGAGGCGCGGGAGTTTGGTGGAGGGGATGAGGAGGGGCCAGCTGAAGATTATACACCGTGGAGTTTTTCGGAGGAAGGGAAAGGGGAACCGGATGATGATTTGTTCGGCGGAGTTCAAGCTGAGGGAGAAGAAATGGGGTTCGGTAGATTAGAAGATGATGGAGTAGGGTTGGGGGCTGAAAAGAGCGAGGCGGAGAAACAACTCGAAGCAGAGGCGAAAGCTTTGACTGCTGCTCTCAAAGGTGGGTTCTTTGATTAGTTTTGTTTTGTAATTTCTCAATCTTTGGCTTGGTGGTCGATGGTGTCATGTCTATTAAATTGtgtttaaaattgaaatatatgtCATGAATTTTA
Encoded proteins:
- the LOC121780213 gene encoding 30S ribosomal protein S9, mitochondrial-like, with product MLARLIHKSSQFHRCLSLISSSSNFIAPSALIPKPNRFLSLKAPHFSFFSTRGNSGGDDSTTSTTDLWKMSSEADEDIDSVFSMDPGNLPGLDDRNGGVMRSGNGERGGVHGGGDWEGSDAGGSDIFSEAREFGGGDEEGPAEDYTPWSFSEEGKGEPDDDLFGGVQAEGEEMGFGRLEDDGVGLGAEKSEAEKQLEAEAKALTAALKGSDRAFGDLIAASGITDEMLDSLIALKDFEGIQGLPSLSEIEEMRYEKNTKKSGRAEIERQKQEEAAKARVRKVDEKGRSYGTGRRKCSIARVWLQPGDGKFLVNDKEFDVYFPMLDHRAALLRPFSETKTLGMWDINCTVQGGGTTGQVGAVRLGISRALQNWEPGLRPPLKQAGFLTRDSRVVERKKPGKAKARKSFQWVKR